The Xiphophorus hellerii strain 12219 chromosome 5, Xiphophorus_hellerii-4.1, whole genome shotgun sequence genome window below encodes:
- the hoga1 gene encoding 4-hydroxy-2-oxoglutarate aldolase, mitochondrial, giving the protein MLCVRVWTRCGVRYRPWRRNASHVGAARLDLSGIYPPIATPFTAKEDVDYQKLEENLQKYDKIPFKGLVVQGSNGEYPYLTEEERVEVVKEVRRSLPLGKLLLAGSGCESTRATIQLTAKMAAAGADAVLVVNPCFYKGKMDSRALIHHFTKVADSSPVPVVLYSVPANMGLDLPVDAVVALSQHPNILGLKDSGGDITRIGLIVHKTKAQDFQVLAGSAGFLMAAYCVGAVGGVCALANVLGQELCELERLCRSGRWEEAKVLQQQLIEPNAAVTRKLGVPALKQAMEWFGYHGGACRSPLQPLTEAETQLLRRDFSTNGWL; this is encoded by the exons ATGCTCTGTGTCCGGGTCTGGACACGCTGTGGCGTCCGGTACCGACCGTGGAGACGAAACGCGAGCCACGTGGGCGCCGCCAGGCTGGATCTCAGCGGCATTTACCCCCCCATTGCCACTCCGTTCACCGCCAAGGAGGACGTAGACTACCAGAAGCTGGAGGAGAACCTGCAGAAATATGACAAGATACCCTTTAAAG gTCTGGTGGTTCAAGGCTCCAACGGTGAGTATCCCTACCTGACGGAGGAGGAGCGAGTGGAGGTGGTGAAGGAGGTCAGACGATCCCTGCCGCTggggaagctgctgctggctggaTCAGGTTGTGAAT CCACCAGAGCCACCATCCAGCTCACAGCCAAGATGGCGGCAGCCGGAGCGGACGCCGTCCTCGTGGTGAACCCGTGCTTCTACAAGGGCAAGATGGACAGCCGGGCGCTCATTCATCACTTCACAAAG GTGGCAGACAGCAGCCCGGTGCCAGTGGTTCTGTACAGCGTCCCGGCCAACATGGGCCTGGACCTGCCGGTGGACGCTGTGGTGGCGCTGTCTCAGCACCCAAACATCCTGGGCCTCAAGGACAGCGGAGGAGAC ATCACACGGATTGGCCTGATTGTTCACAAAACCAAGGCGCAGGATTTCCAGGTTTTAGCGGGCTCAGCGGGGTTTCTGATGGCTGCTTATTGTGTTG gtgctGTCGGTGGAGTGTGTGCGCTGGCTAACGTTCTGGGCCAGGAGCTGTGTGAATTGGAGCGTCTGTGTCGGTCTGGGCGCTGGGAGGAAGCCAaagtcctgcagcagcagctcatcgAACCCAACGCGGCC GTGACCAGAAAATTGGGAGTTCCTGCCCTGAAGCAGGCGATGGAGTGGTTTGGTTACCACGGCGGCGCCTGCCGGTCTCCTCTACAGCCGCTCACAGAGGCAGAGACTCAGCTGCTGAGGCGGGACTTCTCCACCAATGGATGGCTGTGA